The proteins below come from a single Streptomyces spongiicola genomic window:
- a CDS encoding AfsR/SARP family transcriptional regulator — protein sequence MHDGTHVTPSAPKVRQVLALLALRANSTVPLHQLVEELWEERPPSSAATTLQTYIYQLRKLPGLSESGRADPGAPLGALLTTPGGYRLSVPEGCLDSRRFADLATRGRRAMEEGAVSEAAATLHRALAVWRGPALCDLAPGPIAGIDALRLEEQRYEVLEERIDADLLLGRHHRLISELTALAADNPTREGLHAKLMLALYRAGRRPDALEVFQRIRQVLSRELGLEPCSELQRLHQQVLAGDPGLDLPAGTAVQGPPSGQPPVTLPADVPLIGREAELARARRALTESAGRDRPRCVSVAGAPGVGTTAFAVALAHRLGDVFPDGRLYVSFGDPAGPRGVDEVLADLLQAVGHRRSELPAGRADRARMFRCWTAGRRVLLVVDDVAAAHQVTDLVPAHAGSAVLAAGYRRLYGGGFGTSMDLLPIGPDQSHELFLGALGRDRLPGGGACLHRVLDLFGGLPGPMVEAVGMLALRPHWSLRQLVDWMNRDRHTGVPHQRPHPFHHVLRRCGGLGHRQYDTLAKLACEGDGALTVEEASRILGLEADDTEELLEELLEFLLLEVDLVRDGSSERFFRYRLPPLLRMALRTTPVRALA from the coding sequence GTGCACGACGGCACGCACGTCACGCCGTCCGCTCCGAAGGTCCGTCAGGTCCTCGCCCTGCTCGCGCTGCGGGCCAACAGTACGGTTCCGCTGCATCAACTGGTCGAGGAACTATGGGAAGAGCGTCCGCCGTCCAGTGCGGCCACCACTCTCCAGACGTACATCTACCAACTGCGCAAGCTGCCGGGGCTGAGCGAGTCGGGGCGTGCCGACCCCGGCGCGCCCCTCGGAGCGCTGCTGACCACCCCCGGCGGCTACCGGCTGTCGGTCCCCGAGGGCTGTCTGGACAGCCGGAGGTTCGCCGACCTCGCCACCCGCGGCAGACGAGCGATGGAGGAGGGAGCGGTCAGCGAAGCCGCCGCCACGCTTCATCGGGCCCTCGCCGTCTGGCGGGGGCCCGCTCTCTGTGACCTGGCCCCGGGGCCGATCGCGGGCATCGACGCCCTGCGGCTCGAGGAGCAGCGCTACGAGGTCCTGGAGGAGCGCATCGACGCGGATCTGCTGCTCGGCCGCCACCACCGCCTGATCAGCGAGCTGACCGCACTGGCCGCGGACAACCCCACCCGGGAGGGGCTGCACGCCAAGCTCATGCTGGCGCTCTACCGGGCTGGCCGGCGGCCGGACGCGCTGGAGGTCTTCCAGCGGATACGCCAGGTCCTCAGCCGGGAGCTGGGCCTGGAGCCCTGTTCCGAGCTCCAGCGGCTGCACCAGCAGGTACTGGCCGGCGACCCCGGGCTCGACCTCCCCGCGGGGACGGCGGTGCAGGGGCCGCCGTCCGGGCAGCCTCCCGTGACCCTGCCCGCCGACGTCCCGCTGATCGGCCGGGAGGCCGAACTCGCCCGGGCCCGCCGGGCGCTGACGGAGTCCGCGGGCCGGGACCGCCCGCGGTGCGTCTCGGTGGCGGGTGCCCCCGGCGTGGGCACCACGGCCTTCGCCGTCGCCCTCGCCCACCGCCTGGGCGACGTCTTCCCCGACGGCCGGCTCTATGTGTCCTTCGGGGATCCCGCCGGTCCGCGCGGAGTCGACGAGGTGCTGGCCGACCTGCTCCAGGCGGTCGGCCACCGGCGCTCCGAGCTGCCCGCGGGCCGGGCGGACCGGGCCCGGATGTTCCGGTGCTGGACCGCGGGGCGGCGGGTGCTGCTCGTCGTCGACGACGTGGCGGCGGCACACCAGGTCACCGACCTGGTGCCGGCGCACGCCGGCTCGGCCGTCCTGGCCGCCGGCTACCGGCGCCTGTACGGCGGCGGGTTCGGGACGTCCATGGACCTGCTGCCGATCGGCCCAGACCAGTCGCACGAACTCTTCCTGGGCGCACTGGGCCGGGACCGGCTCCCGGGCGGCGGCGCGTGCCTGCACCGGGTGCTCGACCTCTTCGGCGGCCTGCCGGGCCCGATGGTCGAGGCCGTGGGCATGCTGGCGCTGCGGCCGCACTGGTCGCTGCGGCAGCTCGTCGACTGGATGAACCGCGACCGGCACACCGGGGTCCCGCACCAGCGGCCGCACCCGTTCCACCATGTGCTCCGGCGCTGCGGGGGGTTGGGGCACCGCCAGTACGACACGCTGGCCAAGCTGGCCTGCGAGGGGGACGGCGCGCTGACGGTGGAGGAGGCGTCCCGGATCCTGGGGCTGGAGGCGGACGACACCGAGGAACTGCTGGAGGAACTGCTCGAGTTCCTCCTCCTGGAGGTGGATCTCGTGCGCGACGGGTCCTCCGAGCGGTTCTTCAGGTACCGGCTGCCGCCGCTGCTCCGGATGGCCCTGCGCACGACGCCGGTGCGTGCCCTGGCCTGA
- a CDS encoding MFS transporter: MTGPAAGRPPGQAPATPPHGPLPPRFPLLLGSLLLTSAMSMTDQSITATAGPSLTADLGALDLYSWTFTSYMLTFSVAMPVYGKLGDLFGRRAVYLSAVVVFLAGSAACGTADSMGQLIAFRALQGLGGGGLQVSAFAVLGDLLPPRQRARYQGWFAAVMVVANLAGPLVGGALTDQLGWRWIFYVNIPLGLLALAGIRLLLPGTTGPRTTRPRVDHAGIALLAGLIACLVLATDLAGRHGWGRPAVVALGAGALVLAAGWLLRERSAAEPVVPLKLFGDRTFTICTAVAFTVSFAFFGCVNFVPLYLRTVAGVSASRIGLLFLPAMLCMAAATVVAGQVIARTGRYKWFPVASTALAAAAAASMSLTAADGGAAAIALLLAVMGIGAGLSAQVTTLVAQSTAPREHIGVSTSTVGLARNLGTAFGATVFGSVLNARLGAEAARLLPADTADSVVEGTWDPARAATLDPGTAGAVAEVYGNALSTVFLCAVPVLLAGLAAALLMKDARLEARGPGGPGAPEGPEGPGGSGRSLGEGGPDGPLVGTGRPE, translated from the coding sequence ATGACCGGACCCGCCGCCGGCCGTCCGCCGGGACAGGCCCCCGCCACCCCGCCACACGGTCCACTGCCACCCCGCTTCCCCCTCCTGCTCGGGTCCCTGCTGCTCACCAGCGCGATGTCGATGACGGACCAGTCGATCACCGCGACCGCCGGCCCCAGCCTCACCGCGGATCTGGGCGCGCTCGACCTGTACAGCTGGACCTTCACCTCGTACATGCTCACCTTCAGCGTGGCCATGCCCGTCTACGGCAAGCTCGGCGACCTCTTCGGCCGCCGGGCGGTCTACCTGTCGGCCGTCGTGGTCTTCCTCGCCGGATCGGCGGCCTGCGGTACGGCCGACTCCATGGGCCAGCTCATCGCCTTCCGCGCGCTTCAGGGGCTCGGCGGCGGAGGGCTCCAGGTGAGCGCGTTCGCCGTGCTCGGCGATCTGCTGCCGCCCCGGCAACGCGCCAGGTACCAGGGGTGGTTCGCGGCGGTCATGGTCGTCGCCAACCTCGCGGGCCCGCTCGTCGGCGGCGCCCTGACCGACCAGCTGGGCTGGCGGTGGATCTTCTACGTCAACATTCCGCTCGGCCTGCTCGCACTGGCCGGCATCCGGCTCCTGCTGCCCGGCACCACCGGCCCCCGCACGACCCGCCCGCGCGTCGACCACGCCGGTATCGCGCTCCTCGCCGGACTCATCGCCTGCCTGGTCCTCGCGACCGACCTGGCCGGCCGCCACGGGTGGGGCCGGCCGGCCGTCGTCGCACTCGGCGCCGGGGCACTCGTACTGGCCGCGGGATGGCTGCTCCGGGAGCGGTCGGCGGCCGAACCGGTCGTCCCCCTGAAACTGTTCGGGGACCGGACGTTCACGATCTGCACGGCGGTGGCCTTCACGGTCAGCTTCGCCTTCTTCGGCTGCGTCAACTTCGTACCGCTCTACCTCCGGACGGTGGCCGGGGTGAGCGCCTCGCGGATCGGACTCCTGTTCCTTCCCGCGATGCTCTGCATGGCGGCGGCGACCGTGGTGGCGGGGCAGGTCATCGCCAGGACGGGGCGGTACAAGTGGTTCCCGGTGGCCAGCACCGCGCTCGCCGCCGCTGCCGCCGCGTCCATGTCGCTGACCGCGGCGGACGGCGGGGCCGCGGCCATCGCCCTGCTGCTCGCCGTCATGGGCATCGGCGCCGGCCTCTCCGCCCAGGTGACCACGCTCGTCGCCCAGAGCACGGCGCCCAGGGAGCACATCGGGGTCAGCACCTCCACCGTGGGGCTCGCCCGGAACCTGGGCACGGCCTTCGGCGCCACGGTGTTCGGCTCGGTCCTCAACGCCCGGCTCGGAGCCGAAGCCGCCCGGCTGCTGCCGGCGGACACGGCGGACAGCGTCGTGGAGGGCACATGGGACCCGGCGCGGGCCGCCACCCTCGACCCCGGGACCGCCGGAGCGGTGGCGGAGGTCTACGGAAACGCGCTGTCGACCGTCTTCCTCTGCGCCGTGCCGGTGCTGCTGGCCGGTCTGGCGGCGGCGCTGCTGATGAAGGACGCCCGCCTGGAGGCCCGGGGGCCCGGCGGGCCGGGCGCGCCGGAGGGGCCGGAGGGGCCGGGCGGCTCCGGCCGATCCCTCGGGGAGGGCGGACCCGACGGGCCGCTGGTGGGAACCGGCCGCCCGGAATAA
- a CDS encoding ABC transporter substrate-binding protein encodes MPDARAVTLTRRGLLAAGGALGIGAALTACGGGKDAETTAGATSGPWQFKDDRGQVAKTEATPENIVAFTGMAAALHDLGIEVKGVFGPTYVEDKAKGTRTPDVQAGDLDIDKVKVLGNVWGEFNVEQYAALAPDVLITDMWEKGSLWYVPDESKDKILKLAPSVALSAADQTMPKVLQRHVELAESLGADVGTKKITDAKAAFEKAAARLRAAARAKPEIRVLVGSASAELFYVSSPARPTDTLYFKELGVNFVTPGSLDEGGWFEGLSWENVDKYEADVIMMDNRASALQPDALKSKPTWAQLPAVRAGQVVPRVTEPVYSYEKCTPILDDLAQAIENAKKVA; translated from the coding sequence ATGCCCGATGCCAGAGCCGTAACCCTCACCCGCCGTGGACTGCTCGCCGCCGGAGGTGCCCTCGGGATCGGCGCCGCGCTCACCGCGTGCGGGGGCGGAAAGGACGCCGAGACGACTGCCGGAGCGACGTCCGGCCCCTGGCAGTTCAAGGACGACCGCGGCCAGGTCGCCAAGACCGAGGCCACGCCGGAGAACATCGTCGCCTTCACCGGCATGGCGGCCGCGCTCCACGACCTCGGCATCGAGGTGAAGGGCGTCTTCGGCCCCACGTACGTCGAGGACAAGGCCAAGGGCACCAGGACACCGGACGTCCAGGCGGGCGACCTCGACATCGACAAGGTCAAGGTCCTCGGCAACGTCTGGGGCGAGTTCAACGTCGAGCAGTACGCGGCGCTGGCGCCGGACGTGCTCATCACCGACATGTGGGAGAAGGGCTCCCTCTGGTACGTGCCGGACGAGTCCAAGGACAAGATCCTGAAGCTGGCCCCGAGCGTCGCCCTCTCGGCCGCCGACCAGACGATGCCGAAGGTCCTCCAGCGCCATGTCGAACTGGCCGAGTCCCTCGGCGCCGACGTCGGGACCAAGAAGATCACGGACGCCAAGGCCGCCTTCGAGAAGGCCGCGGCCCGGCTGCGCGCCGCCGCCAGGGCCAAGCCGGAGATCAGGGTGCTGGTCGGCTCCGCGAGCGCCGAGCTGTTCTACGTCTCCAGCCCGGCGCGGCCGACCGACACGCTGTACTTCAAGGAACTCGGCGTCAACTTCGTGACGCCGGGGAGCCTCGACGAGGGCGGCTGGTTCGAGGGCCTCAGCTGGGAGAACGTCGACAAGTACGAGGCCGACGTCATCATGATGGACAACCGCGCCTCGGCCCTCCAGCCCGACGCGCTGAAGTCCAAGCCGACCTGGGCCCAGCTGCCCGCCGTCAGGGCCGGCCAGGTCGTCCCGCGCGTCACCGAGCCGGTCTACTCGTACGAGAAGTGCACGCCGATCCTCGACGACCTGGCCCAGGCCATCGAGAACGCGAAGAAGGTCGCCTGA
- a CDS encoding siderophore-interacting protein, with the protein MPAAAAAPFRFFPLQVVRTRRLGPSLIRVTFGGGASRSEGPGGEALRAFASGGRDQSLSLFLPHPGQEEPVIPLPGERDMYARLGAWRALPEGERAVMRSYTVRAQRPDAGEHGEIDIDFAVHEDGGPACRWAQRASAGDRVTVLGPAVADNTAVRFRLPGDADSVLIWADETALPAASAVLEWLPPGIRAQVWIEVPHAGDRTEFATAAEAAVTWLVRDEGAPRAVEAVRAAEFAGSSPYAWIAGESGSVKALRRHLVGERGLDRRRVTFVGYWRRGLSEDALREAPDDGE; encoded by the coding sequence ATGCCGGCAGCCGCGGCCGCACCGTTTCGCTTCTTCCCCCTCCAGGTCGTGCGGACGCGCCGGCTCGGCCCGTCGCTGATCCGGGTCACCTTCGGCGGGGGCGCCTCCCGGTCCGAAGGCCCCGGAGGGGAGGCCCTCCGGGCCTTCGCCTCCGGAGGGCGCGACCAGTCCCTCTCGCTCTTCCTGCCGCACCCGGGGCAGGAGGAGCCCGTCATCCCGCTCCCCGGGGAGCGGGACATGTACGCGCGCCTCGGCGCCTGGCGGGCGCTGCCGGAAGGCGAACGGGCCGTGATGCGCTCGTACACGGTCCGCGCACAGCGCCCCGACGCCGGTGAACACGGCGAGATCGACATCGACTTCGCGGTGCACGAGGACGGCGGCCCGGCGTGCCGCTGGGCGCAGCGGGCCTCCGCTGGAGACCGGGTGACGGTCCTCGGCCCGGCGGTCGCCGACAACACCGCGGTCCGCTTCCGGCTGCCCGGGGACGCCGACTCCGTGCTGATCTGGGCGGACGAGACGGCGCTGCCCGCCGCCTCGGCCGTCCTGGAGTGGCTGCCGCCCGGGATCCGCGCGCAGGTCTGGATCGAGGTGCCGCACGCCGGGGACCGTACGGAGTTCGCGACCGCGGCCGAGGCCGCGGTCACCTGGCTGGTGCGGGACGAGGGGGCGCCCCGGGCGGTGGAGGCCGTGCGCGCCGCCGAGTTCGCCGGTAGCTCACCGTATGCGTGGATCGCGGGCGAGTCGGGTTCGGTGAAGGCGCTGCGCCGGCATCTCGTCGGCGAGCGCGGACTCGACCGCCGCCGGGTCACGTTCGTCGGCTACTGGCGCAGGGGCCTCAGCGAGGACGCCCTGCGGGAGGCCCCCGACGACGGCGAGTAG
- a CDS encoding pyridoxal phosphate-dependent decarboxylase family protein, with protein sequence MRSHLLNGTTAEHYRSLVTEGVERVADKLATTTRPFTGISPDGLAPAIAAVDLDQPLGDPSAALDELERVYLRDAVYFHHPRYLGHLNCPVVIPALVAEAVLSAVNSSLDTWDQSAGGTLIERRLVDWTTGRIGLGPAADGVFTSGGSQSNLQALLLAREEVKPADREDLSKLRVLASECSHFSVQKSAGLLGLAPDAVVSVPVDRDRRMQTVALAAELDGCRRAGLAPMAVVATAGTTDFGSIDPLPEIAALCEEHGAWMHVDAAYGCGLLASPTRRGLLEGIQHADSVTVDYHKSFFQPVSSSALLVRDGATLRHATHHADYLNPRRTVEEGIPNQVDKSLQTTRRFDALKLWMTLRVMGADGVGRLFDEVCDLAAEGWRLLAADPRYDVVAEPRLSTLVFRCIPGRVASPAEIDRANLYARKALFASGEAVVAGTRVDGRQYLKFTLLNPETTASDIAAVLDLIAGHAEQYLGENLVHAS encoded by the coding sequence ATGCGCTCGCACCTGCTCAACGGCACAACGGCGGAGCACTACCGCAGCCTGGTGACCGAAGGAGTCGAGCGGGTGGCGGACAAACTCGCCACGACCACCCGGCCGTTCACCGGGATCTCCCCGGACGGGCTGGCCCCGGCGATCGCCGCGGTCGACCTCGACCAGCCGCTCGGCGACCCCTCCGCCGCGCTGGACGAACTGGAGCGGGTGTATCTGCGCGACGCGGTCTACTTCCACCATCCCCGCTACCTCGGCCACCTCAACTGCCCCGTGGTCATCCCCGCCCTGGTGGCCGAGGCGGTCCTCTCCGCCGTCAACTCCTCCCTGGACACCTGGGACCAGAGCGCCGGCGGCACGCTGATCGAGCGCAGGCTCGTCGACTGGACCACCGGGCGGATCGGCCTCGGCCCGGCCGCGGACGGCGTGTTCACCAGCGGGGGCAGCCAGTCCAACCTGCAGGCGCTGCTGCTCGCCCGCGAGGAGGTGAAGCCCGCTGACCGGGAGGACCTGTCGAAGCTGCGCGTCCTCGCCTCCGAGTGCAGCCACTTCAGCGTCCAGAAGTCCGCCGGCCTGCTGGGGCTCGCCCCGGACGCGGTGGTGTCCGTGCCCGTCGACCGGGACCGGCGGATGCAGACCGTCGCCCTCGCCGCCGAGCTGGACGGGTGCCGGCGCGCCGGACTGGCCCCCATGGCGGTCGTCGCCACCGCCGGCACCACCGACTTCGGGTCCATCGACCCGCTTCCCGAGATCGCCGCACTGTGCGAGGAGCACGGCGCCTGGATGCACGTCGACGCCGCCTACGGCTGCGGGCTCCTCGCCTCACCGACCCGCCGCGGGCTCCTGGAGGGCATCCAGCACGCCGACTCGGTGACCGTCGACTACCACAAGTCCTTCTTCCAGCCGGTGAGTTCGTCCGCCCTGCTGGTCCGCGACGGGGCCACGCTGCGGCATGCCACCCACCACGCCGACTACCTCAACCCCCGGCGCACGGTGGAGGAGGGGATTCCCAACCAGGTCGACAAGTCCCTCCAGACCACCCGCCGCTTCGACGCCCTCAAACTGTGGATGACCCTGCGCGTCATGGGCGCGGACGGAGTCGGCCGGCTCTTCGACGAGGTGTGCGACCTCGCCGCCGAGGGCTGGCGGCTGCTCGCCGCCGACCCCCGCTACGACGTCGTCGCCGAGCCCCGGCTGTCCACCCTGGTGTTCCGCTGCATCCCGGGGCGGGTCGCCTCCCCCGCGGAGATCGACCGCGCGAACCTGTACGCCCGCAAGGCCCTGTTCGCCTCCGGGGAGGCCGTCGTCGCCGGAACCAGGGTCGACGGCCGCCAGTACCTGAAGTTCACCCTGCTCAACCCCGAGACGACCGCGTCCGACATCGCCGCCGTCCTCGACC